In the genome of Deinococcus betulae, the window CGGCCCGCTCCGGTCAAAAAGGTACAGGACCCTGCCACCTACCGCGAACTCCAGCAGGGGACTGCCCTCGCGCTGTGGGTACAGCATGCCTGACGCCGCGTAGGCAGCGAACCGCGCGCCGAATTCCCGTTCTGACGTTTCGAGCGTCACCCCTGACCTCTGGAGGATGAGCGCCGGGCCCAGCAATGCTCCGGGCGCCCACGAGTCAGCCTGACAGTGAGTGTCACCGCCCAGCTCTGCCCGCCATCTACCACAGGGTCGTGGACCATTCTGGGCATTCTACTGGGCTGCCCGTAGGCTCAGCCACTCCAGGTCCGGGCGGGGCGCGCCAGCCTGGTCCAGCAGGGCGTCGGCACGTTCCAGCGCAAAGGTGCCCTCAACTTCACGCTGCACATGAATCAGCACCAGGCCGTGCAGGCGCTCCAGCACGGCCCAGACCAGACTGTCGGGCACGGCCCTATCCCGCGCCCGCGCCAGCAGGGTGGCAGCCAGGCGCTCATCGCCGCCGACAAACGCCTGGGCCGCGTCCAGGGGAATCCAGCTGAGGCTCAGGTCAGGGTGCGCCACGTCACGTCCAGAATGACACCGGCCAGCATGGTCAGGGCCAGCCACATGTTGGCGTCAAAAAAGGCCACGTTCACGCGCGCCAGGTCCTGCGGATTCACGATGCGGTGTTCGTACAGCAGAATGCCGCCCATCACCAGCGCCGCCAGGTAGTACCACACACTCGCGCCCGTGACCGCACCGACCACCAGGAGCAGGGCAAATGTCAGACCGTGGCTGAGGGCCGCGATGCGCAGCGCCCTAGGAATCCCAAAGCGGGCCGGAATACTGCGAATACCGTTGGCCACATCGAAATCGCGGTCCATCGTGGCGTAGATCACGTCCAGACCAATCATCCAGAAAATCACCACGGCCCACAGCACCCAGGCCGGCGGCGCAAACTCCCCGGTCACGGCAATCCAGCCGCCCGCCGCCGCCGCACCGTCGGTCACGCCCAGCCAGGCGTGGCACAGCCAGGTAAAGCGCTTGGTGTAGGGATAACCAATCAGGAAGATGACGGCGACAGGCATCAGGGCCAGGCACAGCGGATTGAGCTGCGCGGCGGCAAAAGCCATGAGGCCCAGACTGACCAGCACTAGCGCCCAGGCCTGCGCAGGTTTGACCTTGCCGCTGGGCACTTCACGCCCGGCCGTGCGCGGATTGCGGGCGTCGATGTAGCGGTCAATCACCCGGTTGGCACCCATCGCGGCGGTGCGGGCCGCCGCCATCGCCACGGTGACCCACAACAGAACCTCCCAGCCAGGCCACCCGCTCCCGCGCGTTTGCATGCTGGCCAGGAGCATCCCGGCGTAGGCAAACGGCAGGGCAAATACCGTGTGCTCGAATTTCACCAGGTCCAGGTAGGTTTTTACGCGGGCTGCGCCATCACTCACGACCACGCAGCATAGCGCGCACAGAGGCGGGCGGCTTTCTGCTATAGTGCCCCCTGCGCGTGGATGGTTCGAGGCGTAGCGCAGGCCGGTAGCGCACTTGGTTTGGGACCAAGGGGTCGCAGGTTCGAATCCTGTCGCCTCGACCATGCAGCCCAGTGACCCTGTCTTGGGCACCTCCACGCGCCGTGCGGGATTGGTGTAGTGGTAGCACAGCAGCCTTCCAAGCTTCTGGCCTCGGTTCGAATCCGTGATCCCGCTCCAAACTGGCCCCCGTTCAGGGGGCTTTTTGCGCTCTTAGCTCAGTTGGATAGAGCAACCGCCTTCTAAGCGGTCGGTCCCGTGTTCGAGTCACGGAGAGCGCGCCACATCCAGACCCCTGCCCAGGCCCGGCGCAGGGGTTTTGACTGTACTTACCAGAGTAGCTCCACAAAAACAATGGGGGTTTTTGGGTAGAGATTGGCCTCACAATTGGGGACTTATGCCTGCGGTAGACAAAGATGACCATCCCCTTCCCATATCTCTCTAACTAAAAATGTATGTTGCATGAGTTCCAGAACTCTGCTATTAAGAGAATTGTGAACAAAGTAACGTTAGCTCTGGCCGCAACCGCTGCGCTGGCTCTCTCGGCCTGCGCCCCCAAGTACACCGCTGCTACT includes:
- the mqnP gene encoding menaquinone biosynthesis prenyltransferase MqnP; translated protein: MSDGAARVKTYLDLVKFEHTVFALPFAYAGMLLASMQTRGSGWPGWEVLLWVTVAMAAARTAAMGANRVIDRYIDARNPRTAGREVPSGKVKPAQAWALVLVSLGLMAFAAAQLNPLCLALMPVAVIFLIGYPYTKRFTWLCHAWLGVTDGAAAAGGWIAVTGEFAPPAWVLWAVVIFWMIGLDVIYATMDRDFDVANGIRSIPARFGIPRALRIAALSHGLTFALLLVVGAVTGASVWYYLAALVMGGILLYEHRIVNPQDLARVNVAFFDANMWLALTMLAGVILDVTWRTLT